From a single Kitasatospora azatica KCTC 9699 genomic region:
- a CDS encoding S66 peptidase family protein: MTGSASPLLPRLLRPRALRPGDLVVIASLSGPLPVAYEPNVEQTVVVLERMGFRVRRAPLLEVGRRHWWSAATPAEIAGELNGLLRDPEVRAIVASDGGQTVLGYLDLIDVEAIRADPKPILGYSDISLLHLVLYARTGLVGFHADMAVPGFGGHWQSAPVARQVELEELYGRLLTGTEAIGALPASPSWECWRPGRVEGRLIGGVMNRIVLAQATRFALPLERFDGAVLFWEEMGGLASHVWSYLQVMRHCGILDRISGMVVGVPREISGLEPGASPSLPEIVLDVLGDRDIPVLGNVEFGHAGPNLPMPVGIRVGLDAQQRTLSLLEPAVGPHTMTGPVS, encoded by the coding sequence ATGACTGGTTCTGCGTCGCCTCTGCTGCCTCGACTGCTTCGACCGCGTGCCCTGAGGCCCGGGGATCTCGTTGTCATCGCGTCGCTGTCCGGTCCGCTGCCGGTAGCTTACGAGCCCAACGTCGAGCAGACGGTGGTCGTGCTGGAGCGGATGGGCTTCCGTGTGCGTCGGGCTCCGCTACTCGAAGTAGGACGCCGGCATTGGTGGAGCGCGGCCACGCCGGCGGAGATCGCGGGGGAGCTCAATGGTCTTCTGCGCGATCCTGAGGTGCGCGCGATCGTTGCGAGTGACGGCGGGCAGACGGTGCTCGGCTACCTGGACCTGATCGATGTCGAGGCGATCAGGGCCGACCCCAAGCCGATCCTCGGCTACAGCGACATCTCGCTGCTGCATCTGGTGCTCTACGCGCGCACGGGTCTGGTCGGGTTCCATGCCGACATGGCGGTTCCCGGCTTCGGCGGGCACTGGCAGTCTGCGCCCGTGGCGCGCCAAGTGGAACTCGAGGAGCTCTACGGCAGGTTGTTGACCGGTACCGAGGCGATCGGTGCGTTGCCCGCGAGCCCGTCGTGGGAGTGCTGGCGTCCTGGTCGTGTCGAAGGTCGGCTGATCGGCGGGGTGATGAATCGCATCGTGCTGGCGCAGGCGACGCGTTTCGCGTTGCCGCTCGAACGGTTCGACGGTGCGGTGCTGTTCTGGGAGGAGATGGGCGGCCTGGCATCGCATGTGTGGAGCTATCTGCAGGTGATGCGACACTGCGGCATCCTCGATCGGATCTCCGGCATGGTCGTGGGCGTTCCGCGCGAGATCAGTGGACTCGAGCCCGGCGCGTCCCCCAGCCTGCCCGAGATCGTTCTCGACGTCCTCGGGGACCGTGACATCCCGGTCCTGGGCAACGTCGAGTTCGGGCATGCCGGCCCGAATCTGCCCATGCCGGTCGGCATCCGCGTCGGCCTCGATGCGCAGCAGCGGACTTTGTCACTGCTCGAACCGGCGGTAGGGCCGCACACGATGACGGGACCGGTTAGCTGA
- a CDS encoding glycoside hydrolase family 3 N-terminal domain-containing protein: MNRSVGRLRLQVLGVLLIGGVVAACSSSPAPTVAPSRSPAATSAPASPRPTGPESPTAGSPAPATPPSSAAKPTPSPSPSPTPTPTLGRTATLTQQQLVGQRIVYSYPGLTPPAALLQHIRAGEAAGVIFFGQNISSPAQLGSAIAELRQAQADSPVHEPLLLMTDQEGGQVRRLPGAPALSAKQIGQTGDPSAAASAGSAAAQNLAGVGMNVNLAPVLDVLHGAGDFIDQTQRSFSDNPSVVTAMGRAFITAQQHGGVAATAKHFPGLGAAAANQNTDLGPVTLNERLTTLRNVDEAPYPAAISAGVKLIMVSWATYPALDPAHPAGLSAPVVQQELRGRLGFTGVTITDALEAKALDAFGTTGQRAVAAAGSGMDLLLCSAQDVGQGESAAGALASALNSGQLDLSAFRAAADRVTTLRAGLH; this comes from the coding sequence ATGAACCGATCCGTCGGCAGGTTGCGCCTCCAGGTGCTGGGGGTGCTGCTGATCGGTGGTGTCGTGGCGGCCTGTTCGTCCTCGCCGGCGCCGACGGTAGCCCCCTCCCGCTCCCCCGCAGCCACCTCGGCACCGGCTTCGCCCCGACCGACCGGGCCGGAGTCCCCCACCGCCGGGTCGCCCGCCCCCGCCACGCCTCCGTCCTCGGCCGCCAAGCCCACGCCCTCGCCTTCGCCCTCGCCGACGCCGACGCCGACACTCGGCCGGACCGCGACGCTGACCCAGCAGCAGCTCGTCGGACAGCGGATCGTCTACTCCTACCCCGGCCTGACGCCGCCCGCCGCCCTGCTCCAGCACATCCGCGCGGGGGAAGCCGCCGGCGTCATCTTCTTCGGCCAGAACATCTCCAGCCCGGCCCAGCTCGGCTCGGCGATCGCCGAACTGCGCCAGGCGCAGGCGGACAGCCCGGTGCACGAGCCGCTGCTGCTGATGACCGACCAGGAGGGCGGCCAGGTCCGCCGCCTGCCCGGGGCGCCCGCGCTGTCGGCCAAGCAGATCGGCCAGACCGGCGACCCGTCGGCCGCCGCCTCGGCGGGCAGCGCCGCAGCGCAGAACCTGGCCGGTGTCGGCATGAACGTCAACCTGGCACCGGTTCTCGACGTCCTGCACGGCGCCGGCGACTTCATCGACCAGACCCAGCGCTCCTTCAGTGACAACCCGTCCGTGGTCACAGCCATGGGCCGGGCGTTCATCACGGCCCAGCAGCACGGCGGGGTCGCGGCCACGGCCAAGCACTTTCCCGGGCTGGGCGCGGCGGCCGCCAACCAGAACACCGACCTCGGCCCGGTCACGCTGAACGAGCGGCTGACCACCCTGCGCAATGTCGACGAGGCTCCATATCCCGCGGCGATCTCCGCCGGCGTGAAGCTGATCATGGTGAGCTGGGCGACCTATCCGGCGCTGGACCCGGCACACCCGGCCGGCCTGTCCGCCCCGGTCGTCCAGCAGGAGCTGCGCGGCCGCCTGGGCTTCACCGGGGTCACCATCACCGACGCCCTGGAGGCCAAGGCGCTCGACGCCTTCGGCACCACAGGCCAGCGCGCCGTCGCCGCCGCGGGCTCCGGCATGGACCTGCTGCTCTGCTCCGCTCAGGACGTGGGTCAGGGCGAGAGCGCGGCGGGCGCACTGGCGAGCGCGCTGAACAGCGGGCAGCTCGATCTGTCCGCGTTCCGCGCCGCTGCCGACCGGGTCACCACGCTGCGGGCCGGCCTGCATTAG
- a CDS encoding LysR family transcriptional regulator produces the protein MDLDTVRTFVAAADARQFQEAAAELAVTQQAVSKRIAALERNLGVRLFTRTPRGAELTIDGQAFLPHARELLRVAERAVASVHTGRRPLRVDVIASRSAQSGLMRGFHRAHPEIELDVVMLFDVEAAVAAIRSGAIDASFRAVAAPGRPLPEDIESVRVLDEPLQLLTGPAHALAGARSVTIAQLVGHRIWMPGLIVPGTEWAAYYDDLVAEFGLTIEATGPNFGSDALLDTIADTPALATFMGEQTRLVWPAGHGLRRIPVTDPTPVYPHSLLWHRDNPHPALATLRAHLAATSAAPDAAGTWVPDWVI, from the coding sequence ATGGACCTCGACACCGTCCGGACCTTCGTCGCCGCCGCCGATGCGCGCCAGTTCCAGGAGGCCGCCGCCGAGCTGGCGGTCACCCAGCAGGCCGTCTCCAAGCGCATCGCCGCGCTGGAGCGCAACCTCGGGGTGCGACTGTTCACCCGCACCCCGCGCGGCGCCGAACTCACCATCGACGGGCAGGCGTTCCTGCCCCATGCACGCGAGCTGCTGCGCGTCGCCGAGCGCGCGGTCGCGTCCGTGCACACCGGCCGCCGCCCGCTGCGCGTCGACGTGATCGCCTCACGCAGCGCGCAGTCGGGCCTGATGCGCGGTTTCCACCGCGCGCACCCCGAGATCGAGCTCGACGTGGTGATGCTGTTCGACGTCGAGGCGGCCGTCGCCGCCATCCGGTCCGGCGCGATCGACGCGTCCTTCCGCGCCGTCGCCGCGCCCGGCCGACCCCTTCCCGAGGACATCGAGTCCGTCCGGGTGCTCGACGAGCCGCTCCAACTCCTCACCGGCCCCGCCCACGCGCTGGCGGGCGCCCGGTCGGTGACCATCGCTCAGCTCGTCGGGCACCGGATCTGGATGCCCGGCCTCATCGTCCCCGGCACCGAGTGGGCCGCCTACTACGACGACCTCGTCGCCGAGTTCGGCCTCACCATCGAGGCGACCGGCCCCAACTTCGGCTCCGACGCCCTCCTCGACACCATCGCCGACACCCCGGCCCTGGCCACCTTCATGGGCGAGCAGACTCGCCTTGTCTGGCCCGCCGGCCACGGCCTGCGCCGCATCCCGGTGACCGACCCGACGCCCGTCTACCCGCACTCGCTCCTGTGGCACCGCGACAACCCGCACCCAGCACTGGCCACCCTGCGGGCCCACCTCGCCGCCACGTCGGCCGCCCCCGACGCCGCCGGGACCTGGGTGCCGGACTGGGTGATCTAG
- a CDS encoding nuclear transport factor 2 family protein — protein MSETLSPRAVFQKLLDGITERRFAELAELYAEDAVVETVFAPVGPRRFEGRAALKERFAEIAANLPVQLTATNVVIRETDDPEVVVTEWNYQVHHRVTGRDFEVANIQVLQVRDGLIVSSRDFHDHLALAVAGGDLPQLVAALDGK, from the coding sequence ATGTCTGAAACGCTGTCACCGCGCGCGGTCTTCCAGAAGCTGCTCGACGGCATCACCGAGCGGCGGTTCGCGGAGCTGGCCGAGCTCTACGCCGAGGACGCCGTGGTGGAGACCGTCTTCGCGCCGGTCGGGCCACGCCGGTTCGAGGGCCGGGCGGCACTCAAGGAGCGGTTCGCGGAGATCGCCGCGAATCTGCCCGTGCAGCTGACCGCGACGAATGTGGTGATCCGGGAGACCGACGACCCTGAGGTGGTGGTCACCGAGTGGAACTACCAGGTGCACCACCGGGTGACCGGGCGGGACTTCGAGGTGGCCAACATCCAGGTGCTGCAGGTCCGCGACGGCCTGATCGTCAGCAGCCGGGACTTCCACGACCACCTGGCCCTCGCCGTGGCCGGCGGCGACCTGCCGCAGCTGGTGGCGGCGCTGGACGGCAAGTAG
- a CDS encoding tetratricopeptide repeat protein, translating to MPGHRMIVGDSPAARLRPAGADGDLAVVARCHRRLRGPYTGVDTVLRAVLPEAARRWPELVEHHRVELLYGMPEFAELIGPAPRTLAGESSFKERTRFFGAGMIRCMSQGIVSFLLDYARRVRSCGELPAYLVFDEVDQAEPTTQEFIALLVRRADPAQLRVVVCAAPGELPEELAQVLARHTERIDAGPSDGGDRGDGAHPGGRPRSAVELAEAYVLGDGTGSDPAELLAYQQADPELRARLHDLRADELEQASPSWGVRVGALAYHREHGSDRAGAGRLALLAAQRYCVEVGFSAAVIDLGLRGRLVTDPNVDQHDFWEFTHQAAAACIPVGRTVQSMELYLDVIQRFTDPKVHMMTSYSIAMLHTRFLQPRDHDLALRWQNNAVAIAGILPDPAERLTFSVFHDNGLALVEMHRGNLARSLELVESCMARLDAKLTDEQWRLHRSQLLYNRARLLTATGRLDEAFADYSTLIDLDPYYTDYLSERARIHRVRGDFAAALADYDRAVRLAPPFPELYYNRGTARAEAGDDKGALADFGYVLEMEPDDVDTRLARAEMLLESEEFDAAEADVAAGLALRPDEPRLLCMRGTVALQRGALTEAYQALSSALDLDPGYPAALINRAVVHYQQDRYQAAVQDLTATLGLIGDDPDVLLNRGIAYQAEGQLDLALADFDRALTLPGADVAELREQRERCGA from the coding sequence ATGCCCGGTCATCGCATGATCGTGGGCGACAGCCCGGCGGCCCGACTGCGGCCGGCCGGCGCCGACGGTGACCTCGCGGTGGTGGCCCGCTGCCATCGGCGGCTGCGCGGCCCGTACACCGGCGTCGACACCGTGCTGCGGGCGGTGCTGCCCGAGGCGGCCCGTCGGTGGCCGGAGCTGGTGGAGCACCACCGGGTGGAACTCCTCTACGGGATGCCGGAGTTCGCCGAGCTGATCGGCCCTGCGCCGCGGACCCTGGCGGGCGAGTCCTCGTTCAAGGAGCGCACCAGGTTCTTCGGCGCCGGCATGATCCGCTGCATGAGTCAGGGAATCGTCTCCTTCCTGCTCGACTACGCCCGTCGGGTGCGGTCCTGCGGTGAACTGCCTGCCTACCTGGTCTTCGACGAAGTGGACCAGGCGGAGCCCACCACACAGGAGTTCATCGCCCTGCTGGTGCGCCGGGCCGACCCCGCACAGCTGCGGGTGGTGGTCTGCGCCGCGCCCGGCGAGCTGCCCGAGGAGCTGGCACAGGTGCTGGCTCGCCACACCGAGCGGATCGACGCGGGGCCGAGCGACGGCGGTGACAGGGGTGACGGCGCGCACCCGGGCGGCCGGCCGCGCAGCGCCGTCGAGTTGGCCGAGGCGTACGTCCTCGGTGACGGCACCGGCAGCGACCCCGCCGAGCTGCTCGCCTACCAGCAGGCGGACCCAGAGCTACGGGCGCGCCTGCACGACCTGCGCGCCGACGAGCTGGAGCAGGCGTCCCCCAGCTGGGGCGTCAGGGTCGGCGCCCTCGCCTACCACCGCGAGCACGGCAGTGACCGCGCCGGCGCCGGCCGGCTCGCGCTGCTGGCGGCCCAGCGCTACTGCGTGGAGGTCGGCTTCTCGGCAGCGGTGATCGACCTCGGTCTGCGCGGTCGGCTCGTCACGGATCCGAACGTCGACCAACACGACTTCTGGGAGTTCACCCACCAGGCTGCCGCCGCCTGCATCCCGGTCGGCCGGACCGTCCAGTCGATGGAGCTCTACCTCGACGTCATCCAGCGCTTCACGGACCCCAAGGTCCACATGATGACCAGCTATTCGATCGCGATGCTGCACACCCGCTTCCTCCAGCCACGTGACCATGACCTCGCCCTGCGCTGGCAGAACAACGCCGTGGCGATCGCGGGCATCCTGCCCGATCCGGCCGAGCGGCTCACCTTCAGTGTCTTCCACGACAACGGCCTGGCCCTGGTGGAGATGCACCGGGGCAACCTGGCCCGCTCGCTGGAGCTGGTCGAGTCCTGCATGGCCCGGCTCGACGCGAAACTGACGGACGAACAGTGGCGGCTGCACCGCTCGCAGTTGCTCTACAACCGCGCGCGGCTGCTGACCGCCACCGGCCGGCTGGACGAGGCGTTCGCCGACTACTCGACGCTGATCGACCTCGACCCCTACTACACCGACTACCTCTCCGAGCGGGCTCGGATCCACCGGGTGCGCGGCGACTTCGCAGCCGCCCTCGCCGACTACGACCGCGCGGTGCGACTGGCCCCGCCCTTCCCCGAGCTCTACTACAACCGCGGGACGGCCCGAGCGGAGGCCGGCGACGACAAGGGGGCCCTGGCTGACTTCGGCTACGTCCTGGAGATGGAGCCCGACGACGTCGACACCCGGCTCGCGCGGGCCGAAATGCTGCTCGAGAGCGAGGAGTTCGACGCCGCCGAGGCCGACGTCGCGGCCGGTCTGGCGCTGCGGCCCGACGAGCCCCGGCTGCTCTGCATGCGCGGCACCGTCGCCCTCCAACGCGGTGCGCTCACCGAGGCGTACCAAGCGCTCAGTTCGGCCCTCGACCTCGACCCGGGCTACCCCGCCGCACTGATCAACCGCGCGGTCGTCCACTACCAACAGGACCGCTACCAGGCCGCCGTGCAGGACCTCACCGCCACCTTGGGGCTGATCGGCGACGACCCCGACGTCCTGCTGAACCGCGGCATCGCCTACCAGGCCGAAGGACAACTCGACCTGGCTCTGGCCGACTTCGACCGTGCGCTGACCCTGCCGGGCGCGGACGTCGCGGAGTTGCGGGAGCAGCGCGAACGCTGCGGTGCCTAG
- a CDS encoding VOC family protein — MACRISELVIDCADPELLAAFWSEVLGYVELGQEDDGSIEIGPPDTGFGGPQPTLVFGPSSDPRPGKLRLHIDVNATDRDQDAELERLLALGARPVDVGQTGAESWHVLADPEGNEFCLLHARLQPVSPPQLPLAQGQA; from the coding sequence ATGGCATGCCGCATCAGCGAGTTGGTCATCGACTGCGCCGACCCGGAACTGCTCGCCGCGTTCTGGAGCGAGGTCCTCGGCTACGTCGAGCTCGGCCAGGAGGACGACGGAAGCATCGAGATCGGGCCACCCGACACCGGCTTCGGCGGCCCGCAGCCCACCCTCGTTTTCGGCCCCAGCAGCGACCCTCGGCCCGGGAAGCTGCGACTGCACATCGACGTCAACGCCACCGACCGCGACCAGGACGCCGAGTTGGAGCGACTGCTCGCTCTCGGCGCCAGGCCCGTCGACGTCGGCCAGACCGGCGCCGAGAGCTGGCACGTCCTGGCCGACCCGGAGGGCAACGAATTCTGCCTCCTGCACGCCCGGCTGCAGCCCGTCTCGCCGCCGCAACTGCCGTTGGCCCAGGGCCAGGCCTGA
- a CDS encoding MFS transporter, producing MRSGHRLGRRFGWLWGAYGTSALGTWLAFGAFPLIAVRVLHAGPAEVAALSSTGAAVGAAVAVPLGPWVEFRRKRPVLIAMDLVRFAALLTIPTAFALGALTFLQLLLVSVVVAAADITFRAGSGAYLKTLLPAEDLLVANARFESTAWTTTIIGPPLGGAAIALLGPVATVLADAVSYLLSALGIRATGGPEPRPERREGARLRAGDLLDGWRYILADSTLRPLFFNTALFNGLVMAAEPLLAVLMLGRLGFAPWQYGLAFAAPSIGGLIGSRLARPLVTRFGQHQVLVATGTLRAIWPVGLVFLQPGTGGLLLVIGVELGLIFCCGVFNPVNATYRLERTATDQLARTLSAWAVTTKASTALLTAVWGGLGALLGPRTAIGLAGVLLLATPLLLPRRPAANLSDPEPDPDPEPEPEPEPAPSPA from the coding sequence ATGAGGAGCGGACACCGGCTGGGGCGGCGGTTCGGGTGGCTCTGGGGAGCGTACGGGACCAGTGCGCTCGGCACCTGGCTCGCCTTCGGCGCGTTCCCGCTGATCGCCGTCCGCGTGCTGCACGCCGGACCGGCCGAGGTCGCCGCGCTCTCGTCCACCGGGGCTGCGGTGGGCGCGGCCGTGGCGGTGCCGCTCGGCCCCTGGGTGGAGTTCCGCCGCAAGCGGCCGGTGCTGATCGCGATGGACCTGGTGCGGTTCGCGGCGCTGTTGACGATCCCCACGGCGTTCGCGCTCGGCGCGCTCACCTTCCTTCAGCTCCTGCTGGTCTCGGTGGTCGTCGCGGCGGCCGACATCACCTTCCGCGCCGGCTCCGGCGCGTACCTCAAGACGCTGCTGCCCGCCGAGGACCTGCTCGTCGCCAACGCCCGGTTCGAGTCCACGGCCTGGACGACCACGATCATCGGACCGCCGCTGGGCGGCGCCGCGATCGCGCTCCTCGGTCCGGTGGCGACGGTGCTGGCCGACGCGGTCAGCTACCTGCTCTCGGCCCTGGGCATCCGCGCGACCGGCGGGCCCGAGCCACGGCCCGAGCGCCGGGAGGGCGCACGCCTGCGGGCCGGGGACCTGCTCGACGGTTGGCGGTACATCCTGGCTGACTCGACACTGCGTCCGCTGTTCTTCAACACCGCCCTGTTCAACGGCCTGGTGATGGCCGCCGAGCCGCTGCTGGCCGTCCTGATGCTCGGCCGACTCGGATTCGCACCGTGGCAGTACGGCCTCGCCTTCGCCGCGCCCTCGATCGGCGGGCTGATCGGTTCGCGACTCGCCCGTCCGCTCGTCACCCGGTTCGGCCAGCACCAGGTCCTGGTCGCGACCGGGACGCTGCGCGCGATCTGGCCCGTCGGCCTGGTCTTCCTGCAGCCGGGGACCGGCGGGCTGCTGCTGGTGATCGGCGTCGAGCTCGGGCTCATCTTCTGCTGCGGGGTCTTCAACCCCGTCAACGCCACCTACCGCCTCGAGCGCACCGCGACCGACCAGCTCGCCCGCACGCTGTCCGCCTGGGCGGTGACGACCAAGGCCTCGACCGCGCTCCTGACGGCCGTCTGGGGCGGACTGGGCGCCCTACTCGGCCCGCGTACGGCCATCGGCCTGGCCGGCGTGCTCCTGCTGGCGACCCCGCTGCTGCTCCCCCGCCGCCCGGCAGCGAATCTCTCCGATCCCGAGCCCGATCCCGATCCCGAGCCGGAGCCGGAGCCCGAGCCGGCGCCGAGCCCGGCCTGA
- a CDS encoding SDR family NAD(P)-dependent oxidoreductase, whose protein sequence is MTRRWLVTGCSSGLGLALATAVVGAGDRLVATTCRPSALDVLAVKHPDQLVVATLDLRDAEAAQAAVQLAVDRLGGVDVLVNNAGAGLSGTVEEVSDEELRTQLETLVVAPWRRGGWRGWCCR, encoded by the coding sequence ATGACACGTCGTTGGCTGGTGACCGGATGTTCGTCCGGACTCGGACTCGCGCTGGCAACCGCGGTCGTGGGTGCCGGGGACCGGCTGGTTGCCACCACCTGCAGGCCGTCCGCCCTCGACGTACTCGCCGTGAAGCATCCGGACCAGCTGGTCGTCGCCACCCTGGACCTGCGGGACGCGGAAGCTGCGCAGGCCGCTGTGCAACTGGCGGTGGACCGCCTCGGCGGTGTGGACGTCCTGGTCAACAATGCGGGAGCCGGTCTGTCCGGTACCGTCGAGGAGGTCTCGGACGAGGAGCTGCGCACCCAGTTGGAGACGCTGGTCGTGGCGCCGTGGCGCCGTGGCGGCTGGCGAGGCTGGTGTTGCCGCTGA
- a CDS encoding PqqD family protein: MSFVSEGDEVVVGRLDTGSYAVFPSDGAELLKRLTEGMPLDEAAAWYEETFDEPVDVEDFVATLHELGFVRESDGAPLTPAAPVRLRGLGRAAFSPVAWACYLAVLVAWLTAVAIHRELRPAPSQIFFVRSLLVVQLVITFGQVPLLLAHEGFHILAGRRLGLPTKLRLSNRLTYIVAETQTNGLMSVDRRKRYLPFLAGMVCDGVVLGTLGLIAAADRHGDGSFSLTGRLCLALAFTVVMRILWQFQLYLRTDLYYVFATALRCYDLHDASKALLKNRIWRLLRRPERQVDEGQWTEQDRRVGTFYGPFIVLGFCVLAAITIFASIPVTVSYFRIAAHAIGSGRVDARFWDSLLSLCLNAAQTVALVVLSRRKRREQRRAANPALS; this comes from the coding sequence TTGAGTTTTGTCTCCGAGGGTGACGAGGTCGTGGTCGGCCGGCTGGACACCGGTTCCTATGCCGTCTTTCCCTCCGACGGTGCGGAACTGCTCAAGCGGCTCACCGAGGGAATGCCGTTGGACGAGGCGGCCGCCTGGTACGAGGAGACCTTCGACGAGCCGGTTGATGTCGAGGACTTCGTCGCCACGCTCCACGAGTTGGGATTCGTCCGGGAGTCCGACGGCGCACCGCTCACACCCGCCGCACCGGTCCGCCTGCGCGGGCTGGGACGAGCAGCGTTCTCACCGGTGGCCTGGGCGTGCTACCTGGCGGTGCTGGTGGCCTGGCTGACGGCCGTCGCGATCCACCGCGAACTACGGCCGGCGCCCTCGCAGATCTTCTTCGTCAGGTCGCTGCTGGTGGTCCAGTTGGTGATCACCTTCGGTCAGGTCCCGTTGCTGCTGGCCCACGAGGGCTTCCACATCCTGGCCGGGCGGCGGCTGGGCCTGCCCACCAAGCTGCGACTGAGCAACCGGCTCACCTACATCGTGGCGGAGACGCAGACCAACGGCCTGATGAGCGTGGACCGCCGCAAGCGCTATCTGCCCTTCCTGGCGGGGATGGTCTGCGACGGCGTGGTGCTGGGGACCCTCGGGCTGATCGCCGCGGCCGACCGGCACGGCGACGGCAGCTTCTCGCTGACCGGCCGACTCTGCCTGGCACTGGCCTTCACCGTGGTCATGCGGATCCTCTGGCAGTTCCAGCTGTACCTGCGGACCGACCTCTACTACGTCTTCGCCACCGCGCTGCGCTGCTACGACCTGCACGACGCGAGCAAGGCGCTGCTGAAGAACCGGATCTGGCGCCTGCTGCGCCGCCCGGAGCGACAGGTCGACGAGGGACAGTGGACCGAACAGGACCGCAGGGTCGGCACCTTCTACGGACCGTTCATCGTGCTCGGCTTCTGCGTACTGGCCGCCATCACGATCTTCGCGAGCATCCCGGTCACCGTGAGCTACTTCCGGATCGCCGCCCATGCCATCGGGTCGGGCCGCGTCGACGCCCGCTTCTGGGACTCGCTGCTGTCGCTGTGCCTGAACGCGGCCCAGACGGTCGCACTGGTCGTCCTCTCCCGGCGCAAACGCCGTGAACAGCGACGCGCGGCGAACCCCGCACTCTCCTAG
- a CDS encoding SDR family NAD(P)-dependent oxidoreductase codes for MRAQGRGHIVNVSSLAGRTAFPGLSAYVTGKYALEGMSQALAAEAGPLGVRVTVLEPGGFATGYGDALAETAVRLPAYDQNTGPVREALRGMRHNESLGRPEEFAELVLRVVATESAPLRLPIGADAYAYLAATEQLGQRELAAGREFTQNPVVAEAIAALTETP; via the coding sequence ATGCGCGCTCAAGGCCGCGGGCACATCGTGAACGTCTCCTCGCTGGCGGGACGGACGGCCTTTCCGGGGCTGTCCGCCTACGTGACCGGCAAGTACGCCCTGGAGGGCATGAGTCAGGCGTTGGCAGCGGAGGCAGGCCCGCTCGGTGTGCGAGTGACGGTGCTGGAGCCGGGGGGTTTCGCCACCGGCTACGGGGACGCGCTTGCCGAGACGGCGGTACGGCTACCGGCCTACGACCAGAACACCGGGCCGGTGCGTGAGGCCCTGCGCGGCATGCGGCACAACGAGTCGCTGGGCCGTCCCGAGGAGTTCGCCGAGCTGGTCCTGCGCGTCGTCGCCACCGAGTCCGCGCCCCTGCGGTTGCCGATCGGAGCTGACGCCTACGCGTACCTGGCGGCCACCGAGCAGCTCGGGCAGCGCGAACTCGCCGCGGGCCGAGAGTTCACCCAGAACCCGGTGGTGGCCGAGGCCATCGCGGCACTGACCGAGACGCCCTGA
- a CDS encoding TetR/AcrR family transcriptional regulator codes for MSGAQERPLRADAARNRARLLDVATEVFTTRGVGVPTEEIARAAGVGVGTLFRHFPTKEALLEAVMVRRLESIAAQSAQLTADSEPAEAFFACFRLVVDQSAGKNEFAQALAAAGVDAQAALQEPSKAIRAQLAGLLVGAQRAAAVRPELGLSELIALLVGTTTMMEQLGADPAARQRMFEVIFDGLRPR; via the coding sequence ATGAGCGGCGCTCAGGAACGCCCGCTGCGGGCGGACGCAGCCCGTAACCGGGCCAGACTGCTGGACGTCGCCACGGAGGTGTTCACCACCCGCGGCGTCGGCGTGCCGACCGAGGAGATCGCCCGGGCCGCCGGAGTCGGGGTCGGCACGCTCTTCCGGCACTTCCCGACCAAGGAAGCACTGCTGGAGGCGGTGATGGTGCGCAGGCTGGAGTCGATCGCCGCCCAGAGCGCGCAGCTGACCGCCGACTCCGAGCCCGCTGAGGCCTTCTTCGCCTGCTTCCGCCTGGTGGTCGACCAGTCCGCGGGCAAGAACGAGTTCGCCCAGGCGCTCGCCGCAGCCGGGGTGGACGCGCAGGCGGCCCTGCAGGAACCCAGCAAGGCGATCCGGGCACAGCTGGCCGGGCTACTGGTCGGGGCGCAACGGGCCGCGGCGGTCCGCCCGGAGCTCGGCCTGTCGGAGCTTATCGCCCTGCTGGTCGGCACCACCACGATGATGGAGCAGCTCGGAGCCGACCCGGCGGCCCGACAGCGGATGTTCGAGGTGATCTTCGACGGGCTGCGGCCACGCTGA